A region of Plasmodium falciparum 3D7 genome assembly, chromosome: 12 DNA encodes the following proteins:
- a CDS encoding 26S protease regulatory subunit 8, putative encodes MAAVDFDVRSKNLSEGIKNEISEKNMENNNNNDNNKNSSALNEEQVQSGIKRYYELKIEEYESIINKKLQNKKRLEAQRNELNARVRELCDEIQYLLEAASYVGEIVKPMGKNKVLVKINPEGKYVVDIARHINISHCTPNTRVALYNDSYKLHKILPSKVDPLVSLMKVEKVPDSTYEMVGGLDQQVKEVKEVIELPVKHPEIFESLGISQPKGVLLYGPPGTGKTLLARAVAHHTDCTFIRVSGSELVQKYIGEGSRMVRELFVMAREHAPSIIFMDEIDSIGSQRIEGEHGDSEVQRTMMELLNQLDGFESTQNIKVIMCTNRIDILDEALLRPGRIDRKIEFPNPNVEARMEILKIHSRKMNLMRGIDMLKIATDMNNCSGAEVKAVCTEAGMFALRERRVHVTQEDFEMAVAKVMKQDAEKNFTLRKLWK; translated from the coding sequence ATGGCAGCTGTTGATTTCGATGTAAGGTCAAAAAATCTGTCAGAAGGTATAAAGAACGAAATATCAGAAAAgaatatggaaaataataataataatgataataataaaaatagcaGTGCATTAAATGAAGAACAAGTACAATCTGgaataaaaagatattatgaattaaaaatagAAGAATATGAATCGattataaataagaaattacaaaataaaaaaagattagAAGCACAAAGAAATGAATTAAATGCTAGAGTTCGTGAATTATGTGATGAAATACAATATTTATTAGAAGCTGCTTCTTATGTAGGTGAAATTGTAAAACCAAtgggaaaaaataaagtattagtaaaaataaatcctGAAGGAAAATATGTTGTAGATATTGCTagacatataaatatatctcaCTGTACTCCGAATACAAGAGTTgcattatataatgattctTATAAATTACATAAAATCTTACCTAGTAAAGTAGATCCTTTGGTTTCTCTTATGAAAGTTGAAAAAGTTCCAGATTCTACTTATGAAATGGTAGGAGGATTAGATCAACAAGTCAAAGAAGTAAAAGAAGTCATCGAATTACCTGTAAAACATCCTGAAATTTTCGAATCTTTAGGTATATCACAACCTAAAggagtattattatatggacCTCCAGGAACAGGAAAAACATTATTAGCAAGAGCAGTAGCACATCATACAGATTGTACCTTTATTAGAGTTTCAGGTTCTGAATTAGTACAGAAATATATAGGTGAAGGATCACGTATGGTCAGAGAATTATTTGTTATGGCTAGAGAACATGCACcttctattatttttatggatGAAATCGATTCAATTGGAAGCCAAAGAATTGAAGGAGAACATGGTGATTCAGAAGTACAAAGAACAATGATGGAATTGTTAAACCAACTAGATGGTTTTGAATCGACACAAAATATTAAAGTTATCATGTGCACCAATCGTATTGATATACTAGATGAAGCTTTATTAAGACCTGGACGTATAGACAGAAAAATCGAATTTCCAAATCCAAATGTAGAAGCACGTatggaaatattaaaaatacatagCAGAAAAATGAACCTAATGAGAGGTATAGACATGCTCAAAATAGCAACAGATATGAATAATTGTTCAGGTGCTGAGGTAAAAGCTGTTTGTACAGAAGCTGGAATGTTTGCCTTAAGAGAAAGAAGAGTACATGTAACACAGGAAGATTTCGAAATGGCTGTTGCTAAGGTTATGAAGCAAGACGCAGAGAAAAATTTTACTCTTAGAAAATTATGGAAATGA